A window of Fibrobacter sp. UBA4297 genomic DNA:
TTGGCGCACATGACTACGTCAAAGCAAATCGCCGCGTGCACCAAACCCTCGCCGTGGGCATCACCAGCGGATTCTTGCTATCCGTCGCGGTCGCGCTCCTCGGCGAACACCTGCTCAGGCTCTACACCGACAATCCCGAAGTCCTCCGCCTCGGCAAAATCTGCCTCTGGTGCGACGTCGCCGTGCAACCCTTCAAAGCCGTAAACTTTATCGTCACCACATCGCTCCGTGCCGCAGGCGATTCCAAATTCCCGGCACTCGTGGGTAGCGGCATGATGTGGACACTCGGCCTTGCAACCTCGCTTATCCTCGCGTTTGTCGTTGGGCTTGGACTCCCCGGTCTTTGGCTAGGCATGGCAGCCGACGAATTCTACCGCTCGTTTGCCAACATTTGGCGCTGGCGTAGCGGCCGCTGGAAAAGCAAAGCCGTGGTTTAGAAAGCAAAACGTCCGGCGGGTAAGCCGGACTTCTATTATTCAAAGCACTTCGTCAATTTACGATTGGCCGAGAGAAGCCTTGATAGCGAGGATATCAGCTTCAGAAAGTTCAGTGAAATCGATAATCTTATCAATAGGTTCATTCTTCAACAACATTTTCTTTGCAATTTCGCGAGCTTTTTGATTGGCACCTTTTTCAAGACCCTGTGCGAGACCCTGTTCGAGACCCTGTTCAAGACCTTGCTGCAAGCCGCTATCAATAGCCGCTTTATGGATTGCGTATTCATCCCACTTGGCTTTCTGAGCTTCGTCGATCATTTTCTGTTCCTCTTTCGATAATTTAGCCAATTTCGCTGTCGAAAACAAGAGCTCGAACACCGTATTCGCGTACTGCTTGGGCATCTGCGTCATATTTTTCATGTTCTTAAGAGCATAAAGCGCCTTGTCGAGCGTCGTTTCAAGTTCGTCCAAAGGCTTGTTGAACTTCGGAAGCTCCACAAACGCAAAATTGAGCGTATCACTAATGCAAGATCCATTGATTTCGCGAAGCTTTGCCCGACGGATGTAGCGGTCATCGGCAAACACGTTAAATTCCATGAACACAACAGTAACGACAGGGTTCAATTCGTAATTGTACTTTTTGCCGCGTTGCCCCTGAGCAATGATTGTCTGCGAGGCGTAATAAATCGAGCGATTGACTATGTTTTCCTGAAAAAGAATCTGAACCTCGATGATGAACCTACGCTGTGCCGAATCGATGCAATGCAAGTCGAAAACGGAAGTCCGATTTTCGTTCGAACCGTCACTGTATTCCTTGTTTCGGGACTGCACATCAACAATCGGAGATGCTATTTCGCCTTCAAGTACGGCGTTCAAAAGCGCAATCAAACATACTTTGTTCTGCGAGTCAGGATTGAAGGCTTTCTTAAAAGTTCTGTCGAGAAGAAGGTCCGCGAATACACCCGCGCCCTTGAATTCTTCGAAAGTTTTGGCCTCGCTAATCATTTCGCCGTGGCTATTTTTCGTTTCGGCCACAATATTATTTTCCATATTTTTCCGGTGTTAAAACACCCGATAATGTCGGGTTCATAGACAGAAAACGGCTCCCCGTCCTTTATATTAACACGCTTTTTTGAGCGATTTGGTCCAATATTTTTTCAATAAGAATGAAATTTTACAATTGACTATACTATATGCAAAATATCCGGCATGAAAGCCGGACAATTTTTCTATTGACTATTGACCAATAGCTAAAAACCATTCTTTAAGTATAAATTAAATTCATTTAAACAAAAACTTAATAGACAAAAACTATAAATGGCAATATAATAAGAAAATTTCCAAATCAGCAAGCGACTTCTAAACCCAAAGCAAAGCGCACCAAAGGCGTATTACGACATTCCCGCTCCCCCAAAATTTCTACATTTGGCGCATGCCTTTCTACTCCGACGAAATCATCCAAGAACTCAAGAACCAAGCGGATATCGCGTTGGTCATTCAGCAGTTCTTGCCGCTCAAAAAAAGCGGGGTCAACAAATACGTCGGCGTGTGCCCATTCCACGATGACCACTCCCCGTCCATGTCGGTAAATTCCACGCTGGGCATTTACAAGTGCTTTGCATGCGGTGCGGGTGGCGATGTTTTCAAGTTCATCCAGGAACACGAAAAACTCGACTTCAAGGGCGCTGTAGAATGGGTCGCCAACTTTGTGGGTTTTGCACTTCCGAACCTCGGCAACAACGTCAATTCCGAAGTGCTCGAAGAACGCACAATGGTCCGGAAGCTTAACGAGCTTGCCTGCGAATGGTTCGAGCAACAGCTCACGTTAAGTCCCAAAGCTTTAGAGTATCTGAACAAGCGTCATGTTTCGCCTGAGACGCGCAAACAGTTCCACATCGGCTACGCCCCGACAGGGCGAGAAGGCTTAATCGGCTACGCCGCACGCAACGGCTTTTCGCCACGCGACTGCGTCAAGGCTGGGCTTGCCGTCGAAAAAGAAAATGGCGGTATCGCAGACAAGTTCCGCGACCGCTTGATGATTGCCATCCAGAACCTTTCGGGAGTCGTTGTCGCCTTTGGCGGTCGAGACTTGAGCGACCCCGCATCGCACAACGGAATAAAACTTGCCAAATACATGAACAGCCCGGAAACCGCGCTCTACAGCAAGCGCGATATTCTCTTCGGACTGAACCACAGCCGAAACGCCATCTTACAAGAAAAAGCGGTCATTATCGTCGAAGGATATTTTGACCTCATCAGCCTTTACCAAAGCGGTGTGCAGAACGTCGTGGCCGCATCGGGTACGGCACTTACCGAGAATCACGCCAGCATTCTCGCCCGCTATGCGAAAACGGCTTACCTTGTTTTTGACGGAGATGCCGCCGGGCAAAATGCCACGCGCCGCAGTCTCGAAATTGTGCTCCCCAAGGGCCTTTCGCCAAAAATCTTTGCGCTTTCACGACCGGACGGCACCAAGATCGACCCGGACAACTTTGTGAACGAGCAAGGCCCGGACGCCTTCAAAAGAGCGCTCCGCACCGCCGAAGACTGGCTCAGCTATCTCGGACGCACCATGCCGAACAACAGTCCCGAAGACCGAGCCGCATTCATCACGCAAGCAAAGACGCTCATCAAGAGCATTGAAAATCCGGAACTTCGCAACCAATATTTGAAGCTTGTTTCCGAGCGTTACAGCACAACGCGCTCGCTCGCGGGCATCAAGGTGGCACACCCGAAACGCGAAAAAGTACCCACCGCCGAACAACCCGCAGCACCGCAAGTAAGCGTTCCGTGGGAACTGTTGTCGCCGATTGAAGTGCGATTTGCAAATTTACTTTACCGCAACCCCACCCTTCTCGACCGCGCCGCAGAATACTTCGACATGGACTTTGCTGCCAGCGGAATCCAGATTTTTGATTCCCCGCTGATTGATGAATTTATCCAGTCGATTCTCGCGCAATATGCAGAAACGGGCGCATTCTCGCCGAGAACATTGTACGAATCGCTTTCGCCGCAGTTGCAGCTTTTCTTGGAGCAACTCCCCGATGAGACGTGGAAAACGCCGAACGAGATTTTGGAATTTTACGACACGGTTGCCGTGCTCACGCTCAATCTGTGCGACCGCTACAAAAAACTCATCCCGCTCGATTCCGAAGCAGGCATGCGTCTCCGTATGCAGTTGAACAAGTTCACGCAGGGCATTCAAATTGTTGCCAAGAAGCGCAAGATTTCGGCCATTACGCCGGA
This region includes:
- the dnaG gene encoding DNA primase, which translates into the protein MPFYSDEIIQELKNQADIALVIQQFLPLKKSGVNKYVGVCPFHDDHSPSMSVNSTLGIYKCFACGAGGDVFKFIQEHEKLDFKGAVEWVANFVGFALPNLGNNVNSEVLEERTMVRKLNELACEWFEQQLTLSPKALEYLNKRHVSPETRKQFHIGYAPTGREGLIGYAARNGFSPRDCVKAGLAVEKENGGIADKFRDRLMIAIQNLSGVVVAFGGRDLSDPASHNGIKLAKYMNSPETALYSKRDILFGLNHSRNAILQEKAVIIVEGYFDLISLYQSGVQNVVAASGTALTENHASILARYAKTAYLVFDGDAAGQNATRRSLEIVLPKGLSPKIFALSRPDGTKIDPDNFVNEQGPDAFKRALRTAEDWLSYLGRTMPNNSPEDRAAFITQAKTLIKSIENPELRNQYLKLVSERYSTTRSLAGIKVAHPKREKVPTAEQPAAPQVSVPWELLSPIEVRFANLLYRNPTLLDRAAEYFDMDFAASGIQIFDSPLIDEFIQSILAQYAETGAFSPRTLYESLSPQLQLFLEQLPDETWKTPNEILEFYDTVAVLTLNLCDRYKKLIPLDSEAGMRLRMQLNKFTQGIQIVAKKRKISAITPDVFAEQIIQSKTPLIELYTEINELAMNGGNAAQFSQQVPAPPPAQPNEMPPEMEAPPPFESDEQFASSEPPEDVPYDPNEDEPYVPDDDFGAMDDFG
- a CDS encoding Rpn family recombination-promoting nuclease/putative transposase; the protein is MENNIVAETKNSHGEMISEAKTFEEFKGAGVFADLLLDRTFKKAFNPDSQNKVCLIALLNAVLEGEIASPIVDVQSRNKEYSDGSNENRTSVFDLHCIDSAQRRFIIEVQILFQENIVNRSIYYASQTIIAQGQRGKKYNYELNPVVTVVFMEFNVFADDRYIRRAKLREINGSCISDTLNFAFVELPKFNKPLDELETTLDKALYALKNMKNMTQMPKQYANTVFELLFSTAKLAKLSKEEQKMIDEAQKAKWDEYAIHKAAIDSGLQQGLEQGLEQGLAQGLEKGANQKAREIAKKMLLKNEPIDKIIDFTELSEADILAIKASLGQS